In Acidobacteriota bacterium, the sequence TCCCATCAAGGTATGTGCAAGGGTATTGGCAATCGACGGCAGTTTCGGCGCTTCCGGTGCGACCTCTAGCACATGACCTTTCTTGACGCGCATTGCCACTTTTTTGATATTGGCAAAATCTTCCAAGGGATTGCCTTCAAGCGCCAGAAAATTGGCTTCGTATCCCTCCTTCAAATAGCCGATTTTGCGATTGGGATAAAGCGTTTGCGGTGTCGTCTCGGTCAGCAGTTTTAACAAACCGAGATTATCGAAAACTGCCAACCGCCGCAGGTTCTCGGCTTCGTTAATCACCGTGAGGTTATTATCATCCGTGCCAATCACCAGACGAACCCCGGCTTTTTTCAATAACCCGATGTTGTGACGATGAACACCATCAATATCCTGAACCTGTCCGATGGGTCTGTGACTGATAGTCGTTGTCACCACCGTCATGCCTCGACGAGCAGCCTCCCGTGCATCCGCTTCAGTCAATTTTTCCAAAGGTAAATGGGTGATTTCATCTACCCCGGCATTGACCGCAGCGCGAAAATCGGCGGCAGTATTGATATGCGCAATCACCGGCAGATTTTCCTTGTGCGCCTTTACGACAATCTTTGCAAGCATTGCCGGATTCAAACCACGTTTACCAAAAAACTCCGGGTTATTTTTTCGTTTTTCATATTCTTCGCAGTATTCAAGGTAGGTTTTCAGAAAATCCGGTTTACCGGCAAGAATCATCGGCCATTTGCTTTCCAAATCTTTTTCCGTATCGATAATGAAATACGCCTGATTTTCCATCGCTTTCCTCTCCCAACCGATTTGGTTGGCTATCAGGTCAAAGATTTGCACAGGATGCCCGCCGGTTGCCGTGAGTCCGCCATTGGCATACAACACATCGACGCTTTCAGGAAGGTTCACCAGCGGGCGCACGGATGCCGCGAGTTTCGTAATGCCGTTGGTATTTTTTGAATAAAAAATCCCTTGCTTGATGTAGGTATTGAGTTGCTGCTTGAAATTCACCTCCTCGCCAAAGTGATGATTGTGAGCTTCGGCAAATGGCGCAACGACATACTTGCCCTGCAAATCGGTTGTGGTATCGACCTTTCCGGCATAGTGCATTCGCAAGACGCCTTCAACCACATAAACGGTTTGCTCAACAAAGGATTGACCGTTAAACCATCGACCGTTGATATAGCATGTGGTTCCGTGAGCCAGCGCGCGAGGCGCAGGTATACATAGTGCCAATGCCAGTAAAACGGCAGCGAATTGATAGCCTTTTCGTTTATTCGTGTGATGCGGTGTCACTTGTCCCTGATAAATTTTTCCCAAGACCAACGCGCTAGTCTTTGCTTGATTCATGAATTTTTCTCCAGATTGATTGAGTTTGGCGGCTGGTTAACGTTTGAGCGTACGTCTGCCCAGGTCAGGCATCAGGGGTAAGTGGCAAATCCGTTTCCAGGGTTGCAAAAATTTTCGCACCTCAGTCAATAACCCTGGATTTATCCAAAGCCATCCGCTCGCTTGCCTACAAACAACAAAATGCAAACAAAGTCAGGTCGGCAATCAACCTGACTTCGTTTGCAATGAGAGTTTGATGGAGCGAAATTTGAAGGTTATTTATCGCTTATCTTCAGAGAATCGCCGGTTTGATGATCCTTGATTTGAAAGCGTAAAAAATCGTGAATGGCGGCAAGCGCCTGTTTATCACCGGTCGTGATGCGCACCCGCGCGCCCTGTTCAAACTTTTCGTACTGATAATGGATTGCCGCTTTGCGCGCTTTCATTACCTCGACGCCCGGCGGGGTCTGGTCGTGAATAAACATCGGCAGGTTGAAATCTCCTTCGGCAAAAGCTTTGGCAATGTGTGTGAGGTGCATCTGAATTTGCCCGAGGCTTTCACTGTCCTCAACACGGTTTGCCGAAACTTCAATGACGCCGCCATTTTTTAACAAAATGAAATGATGGGTGGATTTCTCGTGTGAAAAGCCCATCGCTTTATCGCCGCGTTCATTGACGCCTGCGTGATGATTCTGGTGTTGTTGCATCATCGGGCAGCTATGCCCTTGTGATGGCACACCTGCGCCGAAAGCGATGGCTGTCAATGTAAGGATAAAAATCAGGGGTCTGAATTTCATTTTAATCATGGTCAACTTTTCTTCCTTTCCTGGCTCTCAGCCAAGTTCTTGAAAGTTGCGAAGATTTCTCTTGAATCGGCAAAGCGGTTTTGGCAAGCGACTCAAGCAACGCCGCAGGCTCGCCCGCCCGCGTTTGCTTCAGCCGCGCGTCCCAATCCGTGAGCAACGATTGCAGGGCATCGCGTATGGCAAGCATCTCCTGTAAACGCGCTTCGATATCCGAGAGCTTTTCTGCGGCAAGGCGACGCACTCTGAGGCAAGGCGCTTTACCATTGTCGCGTTCTTTGAAAACCTGAGCCAGTTCGTCGAGCGTGAATCCGACTTTGATTGCCTGTTGAATGAGCCGCACCCGTTCAAGCGCCGCGGCAGGATATTCGCGGTAACCATTGCGCGCCCGACGCGGACGCGCCAGTACGCCCTTCTTTTCGTAGTGGCGCAACGTGTCGCGGCTGACGCCTGCCTGCTTTGCCAGTTCACCGGAATTCAAGAAACCTTCTCGTGTAGATTTGCTGGGCATAGGAGAGTATAAACGTTGGAACCTGTTCCACAGTCAAGCGGTTTTTCATTTTGTCGTAATTGCCAGAAAGTTCACCCGCAGGATCAATCCTTTAATGCCAGTAACTCCGACACGGTTTTAAAGGTGAAGCCCTGCGCTTTTAGACCTTGAATAATTCCCGGCACCGCTTTCATCGAGGCTTCGCGCCCCTCGTACATCACGTGCAGCAAAATAATCGAACCGGGCTTGGTATTGGCAATCGTATATTCGACGGTTTTTTCGGCATCTTTGTCGATTTCGGGAAAGGTGTTCGGCTCGACATCCCACATAATATTTTTCTTGTGACGCCTGGAAAGATAGTAAGGCAAAAGCAAAAATTTTTTGCCATATGGCGAGCGAAAATGAATGTCGCCGGCGTAACCGGATTCGCGAATCAGTTTATCGGTGTCATCGATTTCACGTTGAATAAACGACGGGGTTTTGAAAAACATGCGCTCGTGTGAATAGGAATGATTGCCGATTTCGTGTCCGGCAGCGACAATTTGTTTTGCCGATTCAGGATATTTTTCAATATCCGCGCCAATTAAAAAGAAGGTGGCTTTGACCTCATTTTCCTTGAGAATCTGCAAGATTTCATCGGTGTATTCCGGTGTCGGTCCATCATCAAAGGTGAGCGCCACAACTTTTTCATTCGTCTCGACTCGCGGCACGATTTCGCCCATCAATTGAAACGTCCGCGCTTTGCTCACCTGCCAGAAGGCATAAAAACCGATGATAAAAATGATTAAGACAATCCCCAGGCATTTAATTTTTCGCATATGCCAATAGATGCAGGAATCGCGATTCGGTTGGCTCGTTTTAACTCATGTGGTTGACTGATGCTTCGCGCATGATGCGACCGCCAACGATAGCAAATCTTATTTCACGTCTTTAGGATGAATCGCGTTGATACCTGAATACCGTGCAAAATCTTTCAGATTCAGGGTGATGATATTTTGTAATCCGTGTACCTGCATTGCCGCGACAAGCCGCGCATCATGCACTTGAACCCCGCTCACCCCATAAGCAGGTATGATCCGTCGCCATTCCTGATGAACTGCTACACTATCGGGAAGCAAACGAAAGTGCCTTTCAATGAGCCGCACTTTGCGTTCCGTCTGTTCTATAGAAAGTCCCAAACCACTTCGCGCAGAGGTCGGGCGCGTACAAACATTCCAGAATTCACCGAGAATCTGTGAGGTGTAGAAGAGACGGTCGCTTCGCAAAATCAATTTCTGTAAGGCGTCAAAAACGAGACTTCGATCAGGATCATTCCTTAATGCCAGCCTCAGAAAAATATTGGTATCGCAAAGATAGTCCATTTAATCGTGGTCGAAGTAGATGTCTTCACGCGAAAAGTTTTCCGGTAGCGGAGGCAGATGTTCTGTTCCCTCAGCCAGCGCATCCAAATCGGCTTCAAGTTCTTCCAGAGAAGAAAACCCCGCTGGCGTTGGCAAAGGCTCTACGGCGTCAAGCAACTCACGCAAAAGTTCATTCACCGTTTGTCCGTGCGCTTTGGCTTTCTCGGAAAGTTTTTCGATGAGTTCCGGCTCAATCTCTATGCTTGCGCCCATTCGTTATACCTCACGCATTTGAATTCGCCAATCATTATACTATGGCTTGCGCGCGATGCGACCGCCGACGATGGTGTAGACCACTTTGGTTTTTTCAATGTCACTGGGATTAATTTTAAAAAGGTCTTGCGAGAGCACCACGAGGTCAGCGAGTTTGCCGACTTCCAAAGTTCCCTTTTCGCGTTCGGCAAATTCTCCGTAAGCGCACGCCGTCGTATAAGCGCGAATCGCTTCTGCAACCGTAATCTTCTGTTCGGGAACCCAGCCATTGGGATTTTTGCCGTCGATGGTTTGTCGGGTGACCGCCGCGTGAATGCCTAAAATTGGCGCGAGCGGCGCAACAAACCAATCCGAACCGAAACTCAACACCGCTCCGGCATCAATGAGTGAACGAAAGGCGTAGGTCGTTTTAATGCGCTCGCGTCCGATGCGTTTTTCCGCCCAGCGTCCATCATCTGCCGCGTGATAGGGCTGCATCGAAGCGATGACCCCGAGTTTGGCAAAGCGCGGGATGTCGCTTGCCAGCAAGTGTTGCGCATGTTCAATGCGAAAGCGGCGGTCGCGTTTGCCGTTCTCTTTTTCAATCGCTTCAAAATAGTTCAAGAGCAGATTATTCGCTTTGTCGCCAATAGCATGAATCGAACATTGCAAACCCGCTTTATCGGCTTGCTTCATCGCCTCTTTCAACTTGCCTTCGGGAATATTGTCATCAACCGAAAGTCCCGCGGTATGCGGCGCATCATTGAACGGTTCAAAAAATAAAGCCGTCGTTGAACCGAGCGACCCGTCCATAAAAGCTTTGAGTCCGCCGAGCCGCAACCAGTGATCGCCCGCGCCCTGCGTTTTAATAATTTCAGCTTGTTTTTGCCAGGAACTCATCGGCGTTCGCGCATAGACGCGCACCGTCAAGCGATTGGCGGCTTTGAATTTTTTATAGATTTCATAATCGCGCCAGCCGGTGATGTCTTGAATCGAGGTGATGCCGACGCTTGCGGCGTAGTTGAGCGCCGCCTGCAAAGCCTCTTCGTATTCGGCATCGGTTTCATCGGGAATGATGCGAAAGACCAATGACATCGCATCATCTTTCAGCACACCTGTGGGTTCGCCGTTGGCGTCTTTAACGATGGTTCCGCCCGCCGGCGACCGGGTATCTTTGGTAATGCCCGCGAGTTTCAAGGCGGCGCTGTTCGCGAGTCCCATGTGCCCATCGAGGCGCGTGATGAACACCGGGTTATCAGCGGTGAATGCATCAATCCAATCTTTTTTCGGCAATTCGCCGCCCCAGCGTTCGTGATCCCAATCGCCGCCGCGAATCCAACGCCCTTTCGCCAGGTTTGCCACTTGTTTCTTAATGCGCTCGGCAAATTCCTGCGGCGTCGCGGCGTCGCGCAAATCCACTGAGAGCAGATGAAATCCGCCTTCGATAAAGTGGGTGTGGTCGTCTATAAATCCGGGAAGCGCGAGTTTGCCTTGCAGGTCAATGACGCGAGTTTGCGCCGATGCTAATTTTTTAGCATCCCGGCTGGAGCCGATAAATATGAGGCGTTCGCCGCGCGCGGCAACGGCTTCAGCCCAGACCTGTTTTTGATTGCCCGTCCAGATGCGCCCGTTGAGCAAAATCAAATCGGCGGCGACATTATGCGAAAAGGTTTCTTCGTTCATCTTGGTTTTGTCAGTTGCGCCCGTTTCGCTATTCAAAAAAAACTCTGCGCGGCGCATGGAGAAATGGTTTGCAGCAAGTAGAAGAGTTATCAAAAGGGTGATGAGCGATGCTTGAATTTTGTTCATCGTTTTTGTTTTGTGTTTAATTTTGCGCTACTTCTCAAGGTTCAGGATAGACTGTGAATCCGGCTTTCTCGGCGGCTTCTGCCAGACGAATATCAAAACAGATAAATGGTCGTTTGCGCGGTTTTTCTTTACACCAAACCAATGCAGCGGCAAGTTGAAAAGCATCCATCGCCCGCAACCCATATTTATCCGGCAAGGTTTCTGCAATCTCACGAAGCCTCTCGCCAGGGGCAATTTCCGCCCAAGATTGTCGCAAGGTTTTAAGTTGATTCAACGCATAGTGCAACTCCCGGTCAGTTAATTCTTTTTCTTGCCATAAACGGGCAAAGGCGCTGCGCGCTTCGACTGTGGCTCCCCACCAGGCGCGCATCTTCGGGTACATCCTCGCAAAGTGATGAGCCGCAAGCGTTGTGGGCTGATAGGCGCACAACGCAACTATCGCGCTGGTATCCCAAAAGGCTGCGAGATTCGTCTGCATTTTATCTTTACTCATCAGTAGCGATTTTCCTGACGGTCAGCGACGACGGCGGTAATCGCGCGTTCAAGAGAAATATTCGGAGCAGGCAAAGCAAAGAAGTCATCCCAAAATTTTTCATCCATCTCTCTTTCAGGCAATCTGATCAATCCTCCGGCTTCAAGCTCTCGCAACTCAGCTTCGCTCTCTCCCCCCATTTCTTCGGGTTGGATGATTTCTGGCGGCGCAAGTCTTGCGACTGCTTTTTTACGATGGCGAATGATGACCTCTTTGCCTTTTTGGACTTCGTTCAAGTAATGGTCTATGTTGCTTTTGAATTTTTGCAAAGTCACTTCCATTGGTTCACCTCCATACTCATCCCATCGTTTTTTTGCTCTTCAAAAGTTGTTGTGACAAAACTTTCAACTGGTCGCGGTTTTTTGCGCCTTCGATGATGATGACATCCTGGTCGCGCAATTCGATGCTCACCAGCCCTTCACGGGTTTCAAAAATGCGCAGTTGCGCAGCATCACCGGCAACCGGCTTGGCGTTATAACGGCGTTCGGTGCGTTCCAGGTAAGCCTGAAAAAATTCCTGCGCGTCGCCGACGCTGTCCCAGGCGGTGTAACCGGCAATCACGGTTTCGCCGGTCTGTTTGTTTTCATAGGTCGCATACTTGTCGCCGCCCCAGCCTTGCGCGGCGGTGCTGGCGGTGCGCTTGTTCAAATATTCAATCAGAATCAAGCGATAGCCGAATTCGCCGTTGACATCCGTATCCACCTGTTTCCAGTTTGCGCCAAGCGTCGCGGTCAAATCCGCGAGCGCAATCTTCACGGGCTTTTCATTCAAGACGAATTTATCGGGATGCATGATTTGCTCGGTCGAAGCGGGCAAGCTGCGATAGGCATCATTGAGTTTTTGCCATGAGCCGCGCTTGAGCATCGCCTGTACAAATCCCGCGCCGTAAAAGTAGGGAAACTGCAAACCCTCTTTCAAGACATTGGGCGCATTGCCAAGCACCGGGAATTTTTTATCGTCGTTGTCGCTGCCTTCCGTAAGCAGCAAATCGGTAAGCGGCGGCAGTTTCGTCACGTCAAACGGAATGCCTTTTTCGCCGAATTCATATTGATACATGACAATCGTCGCTTCGCCTTCGGCAAGCGCATGCGCCGCGGTTTCGGCATCGCTGTCGCCTTGTGGCCATTTTTCAAAACGGCGCAAATCGAAATGCTGGTCTTGCAAGGCGTGACAGAGTTCATGAGCGATGACGGTCTTTTGTTCGCCAAGCGGAATCCACGAAGCCAGATAAAAATATTGGGTTTTCGGGTCGTAATAACCAGCGACCTGTTCGGCAAGCAACGCCACCAGGTAATCGCGCAATTGGAAATCTTTGGGGATGAGTCCGAGTTTTTTCAAGGTTTTCGCGGAGCCTTCAATCTCTTCGGGGGTGTTGCTTTCATCCAAATCGCGAATCACCGATTCTTTAATCTGTTCGCGGGATTTCGCGCCGCTTTTAACGGGCTGTTTGACGGCGAGTTCGCGAAGACGGCTTACGGAATCGAGAATCTCTCTGGTAGCTTCGAGGTGATTTTCCGTCGGTTTTTTAATTGCCGCCGCGCCTTGCCACGCCGCGACCATCGAGCCTGCGGTTAACGCAAACGCGATAAGCACGGCAACGCTTGCAGTAAATAATCTTTTCATTAATGACCTTTCGGTTAAATAATCGCTGGCGATTGAATTGTCCCTTCACCCAATGGCTTTGTCAATTTTTCGGAAGTGGAAAGAAACCGCGCAGGGAAGTTTCATCGCAATGAGAACCTGGGTTGCACATTTGCAGACAGAACCGGCAGGTCAATAACCGAGGTCGCTATGAGATTCTGCGAAGCGCAGATATGCTTGTTTATCGCCAGCAATCTGATGCGAACAAGCATATCTGCGCTTCGCGAGTTCAGGGCATATAGACGAGTATAAGGCGAGGAGCCAGCGTTGAATTTCCGGTTAAAGCCGCGCCTTCGCGCGAGTAATATCGCACCTGACCATTCTGCGATTCGACCTGCTTTTTGATGAGCCATCCATTACCGGCTCCGGCGAGAATATCGGCAGTTACATTCCAAGTCACCTCGCCCGTCTGGTTATTTATATGGAGGTTGGCTGAGGCAGTTGCAGGCGCATAGGTTCCACCGTTCCAAGGCGAGGCACAGTCATCATTGTGATTATGAATGTCTGTATCTTCGGCGCAATTCCAGGTCACGCCTTCACCGCTTCCGCGAACGCTTGTGCCGCCGCCTGCCATCACATCGTTGCGCCCGTTGCCTTCCGCCCATTCGACCAGCAAGCGATGCGCATCTACCAACCGTCCATTCGCGCCCCAGTTGTCGGAATTCTCAGCGATGTTCAATACCAAAGTGGCAGACTGTAACCCAGTTGTTGGAATGTCGGACAGGTCAAATCGCACCACGGCGCGGTTATTGCCCGAACTTTGAATACGTAATCTTTC encodes:
- a CDS encoding amidohydrolase family protein, which encodes MNQAKTSALVLGKIYQGQVTPHHTNKRKGYQFAAVLLALALCIPAPRALAHGTTCYINGRWFNGQSFVEQTVYVVEGVLRMHYAGKVDTTTDLQGKYVVAPFAEAHNHHFGEEVNFKQQLNTYIKQGIFYSKNTNGITKLAASVRPLVNLPESVDVLYANGGLTATGGHPVQIFDLIANQIGWERKAMENQAYFIIDTEKDLESKWPMILAGKPDFLKTYLEYCEEYEKRKNNPEFFGKRGLNPAMLAKIVVKAHKENLPVIAHINTAADFRAAVNAGVDEITHLPLEKLTEADAREAARRGMTVVTTTISHRPIGQVQDIDGVHRHNIGLLKKAGVRLVIGTDDNNLTVINEAENLRRLAVFDNLGLLKLLTETTPQTLYPNRKIGYLKEGYEANFLALEGNPLEDFANIKKVAMRVKKGHVLEVAPEAPKLPSIANTLAHTLMGKGVAAAIAQYRQLKNEHPQDYDFSEKELNALGYQMLKSGRLDDALELFKLNVEMYPQGYNAYDSLAEAYMQKGERELAIKNYKRSLELNPHNKNAVEMLKKLE
- a CDS encoding heavy metal-responsive transcriptional regulator encodes the protein MNSGELAKQAGVSRDTLRHYEKKGVLARPRRARNGYREYPAAALERVRLIQQAIKVGFTLDELAQVFKERDNGKAPCLRVRRLAAEKLSDIEARLQEMLAIRDALQSLLTDWDARLKQTRAGEPAALLESLAKTALPIQEKSSQLSRTWLRARKGRKVDHD
- a CDS encoding polysaccharide deacetylase family protein, yielding MRKIKCLGIVLIIFIIGFYAFWQVSKARTFQLMGEIVPRVETNEKVVALTFDDGPTPEYTDEILQILKENEVKATFFLIGADIEKYPESAKQIVAAGHEIGNHSYSHERMFFKTPSFIQREIDDTDKLIRESGYAGDIHFRSPYGKKFLLLPYYLSRRHKKNIMWDVEPNTFPEIDKDAEKTVEYTIANTKPGSIILLHVMYEGREASMKAVPGIIQGLKAQGFTFKTVSELLALKD
- a CDS encoding type II toxin-antitoxin system VapC family toxin, encoding MDYLCDTNIFLRLALRNDPDRSLVFDALQKLILRSDRLFYTSQILGEFWNVCTRPTSARSGLGLSIEQTERKVRLIERHFRLLPDSVAVHQEWRRIIPAYGVSGVQVHDARLVAAMQVHGLQNIITLNLKDFARYSGINAIHPKDVK
- a CDS encoding ribbon-helix-helix protein, CopG family, whose protein sequence is MGASIEIEPELIEKLSEKAKAHGQTVNELLRELLDAVEPLPTPAGFSSLEELEADLDALAEGTEHLPPLPENFSREDIYFDHD
- a CDS encoding amidohydrolase, with translation MNSETGATDKTKMNEETFSHNVAADLILLNGRIWTGNQKQVWAEAVAARGERLIFIGSSRDAKKLASAQTRVIDLQGKLALPGFIDDHTHFIEGGFHLLSVDLRDAATPQEFAERIKKQVANLAKGRWIRGGDWDHERWGGELPKKDWIDAFTADNPVFITRLDGHMGLANSAALKLAGITKDTRSPAGGTIVKDANGEPTGVLKDDAMSLVFRIIPDETDAEYEEALQAALNYAASVGITSIQDITGWRDYEIYKKFKAANRLTVRVYARTPMSSWQKQAEIIKTQGAGDHWLRLGGLKAFMDGSLGSTTALFFEPFNDAPHTAGLSVDDNIPEGKLKEAMKQADKAGLQCSIHAIGDKANNLLLNYFEAIEKENGKRDRRFRIEHAQHLLASDIPRFAKLGVIASMQPYHAADDGRWAEKRIGRERIKTTYAFRSLIDAGAVLSFGSDWFVAPLAPILGIHAAVTRQTIDGKNPNGWVPEQKITVAEAIRAYTTACAYGEFAEREKGTLEVGKLADLVVLSQDLFKINPSDIEKTKVVYTIVGGRIARKP
- a CDS encoding type II toxin-antitoxin system VapC family toxin, translated to MSKDKMQTNLAAFWDTSAIVALCAYQPTTLAAHHFARMYPKMRAWWGATVEARSAFARLWQEKELTDRELHYALNQLKTLRQSWAEIAPGERLREIAETLPDKYGLRAMDAFQLAAALVWCKEKPRKRPFICFDIRLAEAAEKAGFTVYPEP